The sequence GCATGGGCCTCGGCACGCCAGCCAAGTCGTACGTCATGGTCGTGGACACGGGGTCCTCGCTCACCTGGCTCCAGTGCTCCCCCTGCGTCGTGTCGTGCCACCGCCAGTCCGGGCCGGTGTTCAACCCCAAGGCGTCCAGCTCCTACACCTCCGTGTCCTGCTCCGCGCAGCAGTGCAGCGACCTCACCACCGCCACGCTCAACCCCGCCTCCTGCTCCACATCCAACGTCTGCATCTACCAGGCCAGCTACGGCGACAGCTCCTTCTCGGTCGGGTACGTACGTCGTCTGTACGAATACATATTGTACGTATTTATTATATATTCTTATTACTATTGGCAATTGGCATGCAATGCAGGTATCTGAGCAAGGACACCGTGTCGTTCGGCTCGACCAGCGTTCCCAACTTCTACTACGGCTGCGGACAAGACAACGAGGGCCTCTTCGGGCAGTCGGCGGGGCTCATCGGCCTGGCGCGTAACAAGCTGTCGCTGCTGTACCAGCTGGCGCCGAGCATGGGCTACTCCTTCTCCTACTGCCTCccgacgtcgtcgtcgtcgtcctcggggTACCTGTCCATCGGCTCCTACAACCCGGGGCAGTACTCGTACACGCCCATGGCGTCGAGCTCGCTGGACGACTCGCTCTACTTCATCAAGATGACCGGGATCAAGGTCGCGGGCAAGCCGCTGTCCGTGTCGTCGTCGGCCTACTCCAGCCTGCCGACGATCATCGACTCCGGCACGGTGATCACGCGCCTGCCTACGGGCGTGTACTCGGCGCTCAGCAAGGCGGTGGCGGGCGCCATGAAGGGGACGCCCCGCGCGTCGGCGTTCTCCATCCTGGACACGTGCTTCCAGGGCCAGGCGGCGCGGCTGCGCGTGCCCGAGGTCACCATGGCCTTCGCGGGCGGCGCGGCGCTCAAGCTGGCCGCCAGGAACCTGCTGGTGGACGTGGACAGCGCCACCACGTGCCTGGCCTTCGCGCCCGCCCGGAGCGCCGCCATCATCGGGAACACGCAGCAGCAGACGTTCAGCGTCGTCTACGACGTCAAGAACAGCAAGATCGGGTTCGCCGCCGGCGGCTGCAGCTGAGAAGCGACACCTACATACACGCGCATGCACAGACCGACTCGGTAACTAAAACTAAAACGAACAGCGCATGCATGCATCTACCGTCCGGTTTCGTCTGAAACCATCATTAATTTCGATCGTCCACTCCACGCACAGCAAGTTCTTTACGGAGCTTGCCGCATATGATATGTACATGGTGACAAGATAAGGTACaggagaattgatgaaagaagcgTTGCCGGCCAGTCGTCGTTGCACGAGAACAAACACATAAATTAAAACATTATTACAGGAGTAGGGTATTTATTGTATTGTTCAGGCCAGAAAAATATGTGGAAAGTGGGTCTTTAACTTAATTCGGAAGAAGCATATAGCActccaaaaaaaaaaaaagattCATATTCATCACATAGCCAACAGATAGCATGTAGTAGCTGTTCATGCATGTTATTCTTTTGGCAAGTCCTGGTCAGGAAGTACTATTTACTGTGTGTAGGACGAATAAACTGAAGTGATGtgtatgtttctgatttctttcgTACTTGCAACCCCGGGCCCACGTGGTTTTTTTACTCCCTTCTATATATACTGTGGAAAATATTGTAACCCACGCACAAGACACACACTCCTATGCTATATATGTTCTATGCACAAGACACACTTTGTTAACGAACAAAGAGATCGATGATGCAAATATTTATCACTATATATATATGGCTATTGTTAGTTTCGTGCCTTTTGCACGATGAATATAATGGTTGAACATGCATGGGACGAACAGGTGGTTAGCAAATCTGTACAAGAATTCATTCACATATCACAGTCTTCAACGGGACAGGCCTTTGGATTTTGATGAGGCAAACCAATATCTAGGTATTATCTGTTTGCTCTTTCAGCATTTCGGAGTGGAATTGTGTACAGTTAGTCGTGAACTACATTTTTCCTTGTAGAGTTGCCCCTGTAAAAAGCGTGTTGCTACCTGATTGAATTCGAGTAGATGTCCTCTGCATGTCATCCTAACAAATTCCATTTTTCTACCTGCCTGTTGAAGTAATGGGTTTATTTGTACCTGTTTTTTGATTGCTTCTTCCGTTCAACCTGGTTGTTGTCTCTTTTAAGCTGGGATGGACATTTGTATATGTACTTTTGTGTTCCAGGTTATTTTTTGTTTGTATTTTGTACATAAGCCTTCTTCCCACATGCTTCTTTCTGAAGTTTCCACGGATAAAAATTACTTTCATGGAAAAGGGAAGGGGCTGTAATATACTTCTCAAGTACTGAGCTATTATACCTCTTTATTGTCACTAATATGGTATTGTGATTTCCTTCTCTGCAATTTCAGAGAAATGTGAAAGAGATAAATcgcgtgttcttgttcattgcatGACTGGAAAAAACAGGTACTTAATTGCTTGTGAAGAACTTCTATTAGCTTTTACGCTGTCTGCTTTGTTGCGATTGGTTGACGAATACTTCTTTGGAACACATTTTGTTAGGTCCGCTGCTATTGTtgcagccttcttgatgaagtctAGAGGGTGGAGACTTGCACAGTCTTTTCAATGGGTGAAAGACCGAAGACCACAGGTTCAACTGACAGATGGTTAGCTTCACTTCATACCCTTCGAAGCTTGTTGACTAATTAAGACACCGTCTCTATTACATCATGAATCCTTGGTTCCTTGCCTATCAAATGTTAATTTTTTTTCTCACCTGAATTGACAGCAGTCTACTCTATATACATACTTACATAGTGAATAAGCACTGC is a genomic window of Zea mays cultivar B73 chromosome 5, Zm-B73-REFERENCE-NAM-5.0, whole genome shotgun sequence containing:
- the LOC100191778 gene encoding Aspartyl protease family protein At5g10770 precursor (The RefSeq protein has 1 substitution compared to this genomic sequence) codes for the protein MALLRLLAISLLFAVATPVRDIAHDACSSEVKDFQHLNNSSGLHLTLHHPQSPCSPAPLPADLPFSAVLAHDGARVASLAARLAKTPSSRPTLLDESRAGSSSSSSPDDESSLASVPLGPGTSVGVGNYVTRMGLGTPAKSYVMVVDTGSSLTWLQCSPCVVSCHRQSGPVFNPKASSSYTSVSCSAQQCSDLTTATLSPASCSTSNVCIYQASYGDSSFSVGYLSKDTVSFGSTSVPNFYYGCGQDNEGLFGQSAGLIGLARNKLSLLYQLAPSMGYSFSYCLPTSSSSSSGYLSIGSYNPGQYSYTPMASSSLDDSLYFIKMTGIKVAGKPLSVSSSAYSSLPTIIDSGTVITRLPTGVYSALSKAVAGAMKGTPRASAFSILDTCFQGQAARLRVPEVTMAFAGGAALKLAARNLLVDVDSATTCLAFAPARSAAIIGNTQQQTFSVVYDVKNSKIGFAAGGCS